The following coding sequences lie in one Cucurbita pepo subsp. pepo cultivar mu-cu-16 chromosome LG13, ASM280686v2, whole genome shotgun sequence genomic window:
- the LOC111808617 gene encoding uncharacterized protein LOC111808617 isoform X1, with translation MASTSPAAPAAPAVESGSSSADEVAAKAVHKRYEGLVTVRTKAIKGKGAWYWAHLEPVLVHSTDTGLPKAVKLRCSLCDAVFSASNPSRTASEHLKRGTCPNFNSLPKPISSVSPSSYLTPNSTSPPPLHHNNRKRTSSAAAAGGVGGSSYQVPPLAIVDPSRFSGGGGGGGALLAQQPHLMLSGGKEDLGALAMLEDSVKKLKSPKTSPGPTLSKTQIDSALEFLTDWVFESGGSVSFSSLEHPKFKAFLNQVGIPTIPRREFRISRLNSKFEEAKTESEVKIRDAMFFQLASDGWNDKNYALVGIDKLVNLTVNLPNGTSLYRRAVFVTGSVPSSYAQEIFLETIADISGNVVQQCVGIVADKFKAKALKNLENQHNWMVNLSCQFQGFSSLVKDFSKQLPLFKTTTENCIKLANFVNYKSQVRNSFHKFQLQEYGHAALLRVPPRDHDNLKFGAVFTLMEDILSYSRALQLVVLDEAWKNGSMEDPIGKEVGELIGNVGFWNELEAVHSLVKLVREMAAEIETERPLVGQCLGLWDELRGKVKDWCSKYEIGEGGVEKVIEKRFKKNYHPAWAASFILDPLYLIRERSGKYLPPFKCLSPDQEKDVDKLITRLVSREEAHIALMELMKWRTEGLDPVYARAVQMKERDPVSGKMRVANPQSSRLVWETYLTEFKSLGKVAVRLIFLHATSCGFKCNWSLLRWVSSHSHTHQSPAAMDMAHKLIFISAHSKLDRRDFSTDEDKDAQLFSLPNGDDDHMLNQVFADSSSV, from the exons ATGGCGTCTACATCGCCGGCGGCTCCGGCGGCTCCGGCAGTGGAGTCTGGGAGTTCCTCTGCGGATGAGGTGGCTGCGAAAGCCGTACACAAGCGATATGAAGGACTGGTGACGGTACGGACGAAGGCTATAAAGGGTAAAGGGGCTTGGTATTGGGCACACCTCGAACCTGTTCTCGTCCACTCCACTGACACTGGTTTGCCCAAGG CTGTTAAACTCCGGTGCTCCTTATGCGACGCCGTTTTCTCCGCCTCAAACCCATCTCGGACCGCCTCCGAGCATCTCAAACGCGGCACTTGCCCCAATTTCAACTCCCTCCCTAAACCCATTTCCTCTGTTTCCCCTTCCTCGTATCTAACGCCCAATTCCACTTCTCCGCCTCCTCTTCACCATAACAACCGCAAACGaacctcctccgccgccgctgcAGGTGGAGTAGGAGGGTCTTCATACCAAGTCCCACCTCTTGCAATTGTGGATCCCTCGCGATTCTCtggcggcggtggcggaggTGGGGCTCTGTTGGCTCAGCAGCCGCATTTGATGTTATCTGGAGGGAAGGAGGATTTAGGGGCTCTGGCTATGTTGGAGGACAGTGTAAAGAAGCTGAAGAGTCCAAAAACTTCACCTGGGCCAACGCTGAGCAAGACCCAGATTGACTCCGCACTTGAATTTCTCACCGATTGGGTGTTCGAATCCGGCGGCTCTGTCTCATTTTCAAGCCTCGAACATCCCAAATTCAAGGCTTTTCTCAATCAAGTTGGAATACCCACAATTCCTCGCCGGGAGTTTAGAATTTCGCGACTGAATTCCAAATTCGAGGAAGCTAAAACAGAGTCCGAAGTTAAAATTCGAGACGCCATGTTTTTCCAGCTCGCCTCCGATGGGTGGAACGACAAAAACTACGCCCTTGTCGGAATCGACAAGCTTGTAAATCTCACCGTGAATCTCCCAAATGGTACAAGCTTGTACCGGCGAGCTGTATTCGTCACTGGCTCTGTTCCTTCCTCGTACGCTCAAGAAATCTTCTTGGAAACCATCGCTGATATCAGTGGCAATGTCGTTCAACAGTGTGTAGGGATCGTAGCAGACAAATTCAAGGCTAAAGCGCTGAAGAATTTGGAGAATCAACACAACTGGATGGTTAATCTCTCATGTCAGTTCCAGGGATTTTCCAGTTTAGTTAAGGATTTCAGCAAACAGCTCCCATTGTTCAAGACAACGACAGAGAATTGCATAAAGCTTGCTAATTTCGTTAACTACAAGTCACAGGTTCGTAATTCCTTCCATAAATTTCAGCTGCAAGAATACGGGCATGCGGCTTTGCTCCGAGTGCCACCCCGAGACCACGACAACCTCAAATTTGGGGCTGTCTTCACATTAATGGAAGACATTCTGAGCTACTCTCGAGCTCTGCAGCTGGTTGTGCTGGATGAGGCATGGAAAAATGGTTCCATGGAGGACCCAATTGGTAAAGAAGTGGGAGAGTTGATTGGGAATGTGGGGTTTTGGAATGAATTGGAGGCAGTTCATAGTTTGGTTAAATTGGTCAGAGAAATGGCTGCTGAGATAGAGACAGAGAGGCCACTGGTTGGGCAATGCCTTGGATTGTGGGATGAGCTGAGGGGGAAAGTGAAAGATTGGTGTTCAAAGTATGAGATTGGTGAAGGGGGTGTTGAGAAAGTGATTGAAAAGAGGTTCAAAAAGAACTACCACCCGGCATGGGCGGCGTCGTTTATACTCGATCCGTTGTATTTGATAAGGGAGAGGAGCGGGAAGTACCTGCCACCATTCAAATGCCTGAGCCCGGATCAAGAGAAGGACGTCGATAAGCTCATAACTCGACTCGTGTCGAGGGAGGAAGCTCACATTGCATTGATGGAGCTAATGAAATGGAGGACAGAAGGGCTTGATCCAGTATATGCAAGAGCTGTACAAATGAAGGAAAGAGACCCTGTAAGTGGGAAGATGAGAGTGGCTAATCCACAAAGCAGTAGGCTTGTTTGGGAAACTTACCTTACAGAATTCAAGTCATTGGGCAAGGTTGCAGTGCGCCTCATATTCCTTCATGCCACTTCCTGTGGCTTCAAATGCAACTGGTCTTTGTTGAGATGGGTGTCTTCTCATTCTCATACTCACCAAAGCCCTGCTGCTATGGACATGGCACACAAGTTGATATTCATTTCGGCTCATTCCAAGCTCGACCGTAGGGACTTTTCCACCGACGAAGACAAGGATGCCCAGCTATTCTCCCTACCCAACGGCGACGACGATCATATGCTTAATCAAGTTTTCGCCGATTCCTCCTCGGTGTAA
- the LOC111808617 gene encoding uncharacterized protein LOC111808617 isoform X2: MASTSPAAPAAPAVESGSSSADEVAAKAVHKRYEGLVTVRTKAIKGKGAWYWAHLEPVLVHSTDTGLPKAVKLRCSLCDAVFSASNPSRTASEHLKRGTCPNFNSLPKPISSVSPSSYLTPNSTSPPPLHHNNRKRTSSAAAAGGVGGSSYQVPPLAIVDPSRFSGGGGGGGALLAQQPHLMLSGGKEDLGALAMLEDSVKKLKSPKTSPGPTLSKTQIDSALEFLTDWVFESGGSVSFSSLEHPKFKAFLNQVGIPTIPRREFRISRLNSKFEEAKTESEVKIRDAMFFQLASDGWNDKNYALVGIDKLVNLTVNLPNGTSLYRRAVFVTGSVPSSYAQEIFLETIADISGNVVQQCVGIVADKFKAKALKNLENQHNWMVNLSCQFQGFSSLVKDFSKQLPLFKTTTENCIKLANFVNYKSQVRNSFHKFQLQEYGHAALLRVPPRDHDNLKFGAVFTLMEDILSYSRALQLVVLDEAWKNGSMEDPIGKEVGELIGNVGFWNELEAVHSLVKLVREMAAEIETERPLVGQCLGLWDELRGKVKDWCSKYEIGEGGVEKVIEKRFKKNYHPAWAASFILDPLYLIRERSGKYLPPFKCLSPDQEKDVDKLITRLVSREEAHIALMELMKWRTEGLDPVYARAVQMKERDPVSGKMRVANPQSSRLVWETYLTEFKSLGKVAVRLIFLHATSCGFKCNWSLLRWVSSHSHTHQSPAAMDMAHKLIFISAHSKLDRRDFSTDEDKDAQLFSLPNGDDDHMLNQVFADSSSV, encoded by the exons ATGGCGTCTACATCGCCGGCGGCTCCGGCGGCTCCGGCAGTGGAGTCTGGGAGTTCCTCTGCGGATGAGGTGGCTGCGAAAGCCGTACACAAGCGATATGAAGGACTGGTGACGGTACGGACGAAGGCTATAAAGGGTAAAGGGGCTTGGTATTGGGCACACCTCGAACCTGTTCTCGTCCACTCCACTGACACTGGTTTGCCCAAGGCTGTTAAACTCCGGTGCTCCTTATGCGACGCCGTTTTCTCCGCCTCAAACCCATCTCGGACCGCCTCCGAGCATCTCAAACGCGGCACTTGCCCCAATTTCAACTCCCTCCCTAAACCCATTTCCTCTGTTTCCCCTTCCTCGTATCTAACGCCCAATTCCACTTCTCCGCCTCCTCTTCACCATAACAACCGCAAACGaacctcctccgccgccgctgcAGGTGGAGTAGGAGGGTCTTCATACCAAGTCCCACCTCTTGCAATTGTGGATCCCTCGCGATTCTCtggcggcggtggcggaggTGGGGCTCTGTTGGCTCAGCAGCCGCATTTGATGTTATCTGGAGGGAAGGAGGATTTAGGGGCTCTGGCTATGTTGGAGGACAGTGTAAAGAAGCTGAAGAGTCCAAAAACTTCACCTGGGCCAACGCTGAGCAAGACCCAGATTGACTCCGCACTTGAATTTCTCACCGATTGGGTGTTCGAATCCGGCGGCTCTGTCTCATTTTCAAGCCTCGAACATCCCAAATTCAAGGCTTTTCTCAATCAAGTTGGAATACCCACAATTCCTCGCCGGGAGTTTAGAATTTCGCGACTGAATTCCAAATTCGAGGAAGCTAAAACAGAGTCCGAAGTTAAAATTCGAGACGCCATGTTTTTCCAGCTCGCCTCCGATGGGTGGAACGACAAAAACTACGCCCTTGTCGGAATCGACAAGCTTGTAAATCTCACCGTGAATCTCCCAAATGGTACAAGCTTGTACCGGCGAGCTGTATTCGTCACTGGCTCTGTTCCTTCCTCGTACGCTCAAGAAATCTTCTTGGAAACCATCGCTGATATCAGTGGCAATGTCGTTCAACAGTGTGTAGGGATCGTAGCAGACAAATTCAAGGCTAAAGCGCTGAAGAATTTGGAGAATCAACACAACTGGATGGTTAATCTCTCATGTCAGTTCCAGGGATTTTCCAGTTTAGTTAAGGATTTCAGCAAACAGCTCCCATTGTTCAAGACAACGACAGAGAATTGCATAAAGCTTGCTAATTTCGTTAACTACAAGTCACAGGTTCGTAATTCCTTCCATAAATTTCAGCTGCAAGAATACGGGCATGCGGCTTTGCTCCGAGTGCCACCCCGAGACCACGACAACCTCAAATTTGGGGCTGTCTTCACATTAATGGAAGACATTCTGAGCTACTCTCGAGCTCTGCAGCTGGTTGTGCTGGATGAGGCATGGAAAAATGGTTCCATGGAGGACCCAATTGGTAAAGAAGTGGGAGAGTTGATTGGGAATGTGGGGTTTTGGAATGAATTGGAG GCAGTTCATAGTTTGGTTAAATTGGTCAGAGAAATGGCTGCTGAGATAGAGACAGAGAGGCCACTGGTTGGGCAATGCCTTGGATTGTGGGATGAGCTGAGGGGGAAAGTGAAAGATTGGTGTTCAAAGTATGAGATTGGTGAAGGGGGTGTTGAGAAAGTGATTGAAAAGAGGTTCAAAAAGAACTACCACCCGGCATGGGCGGCGTCGTTTATACTCGATCCGTTGTATTTGATAAGGGAGAGGAGCGGGAAGTACCTGCCACCATTCAAATGCCTGAGCCCGGATCAAGAGAAGGACGTCGATAAGCTCATAACTCGACTCGTGTCGAGGGAGGAAGCTCACATTGCATTGATGGAGCTAATGAAATGGAGGACAGAAGGGCTTGATCCAGTATATGCAAGAGCTGTACAAATGAAGGAAAGAGACCCTGTAAGTGGGAAGATGAGAGTGGCTAATCCACAAAGCAGTAGGCTTGTTTGGGAAACTTACCTTACAGAATTCAAGTCATTGGGCAAGGTTGCAGTGCGCCTCATATTCCTTCATGCCACTTCCTGTGGCTTCAAATGCAACTGGTCTTTGTTGAGATGGGTGTCTTCTCATTCTCATACTCACCAAAGCCCTGCTGCTATGGACATGGCACACAAGTTGATATTCATTTCGGCTCATTCCAAGCTCGACCGTAGGGACTTTTCCACCGACGAAGACAAGGATGCCCAGCTATTCTCCCTACCCAACGGCGACGACGATCATATGCTTAATCAAGTTTTCGCCGATTCCTCCTCGGTGTAA
- the LOC111808617 gene encoding uncharacterized protein LOC111808617 isoform X3, translated as MASTSPAAPAAPAVESGSSSADEVAAKAVHKRYEGLVTVRTKAIKGKGAWYWAHLEPVLVHSTDTGLPKAVKLRCSLCDAVFSASNPSRTASEHLKRGTCPNFNSLPKPISSVSPSSYLTPNSTSPPPLHHNNRKRTSSAAAAGGVGGSSYQVPPLAIVDPSRFSGGGGGGGALLAQQPHLMLSGGKEDLGALAMLEDSVKKLKSPKTSPGPTLSKTQIDSALEFLTDWVFESGGSVSFSSLEHPKFKAFLNQVGIPTIPRREFRISRLNSKFEEAKTESEVKIRDAMFFQLASDGWNDKNYALVGIDKLVNLTVNLPNGTSLYRRAVFVTGSVPSSYAQEIFLETIADISGNVVQQCVGIVADKFKAKALKNLENQHNWMVNLSCQFQGFSSLVKDFSKQLPLFKTTTENCIKLANFVNYKSQVRNSFHKFQLQEYGHAALLRVPPRDHDNLKFGAVFTLMEDILSYSRALQLVVLDEAWKNGSMEDPIGKEVGELIGNVGFWNELEAVHSLVKLVREMAAEIETERPLVGQCLGLWDELRGKVKDWCSKYEIGEGGVEKVIEKRFKKNYHPAWAASFILDPLYLIRERSGKYLPPFKCLSPDQEKDVDKLITRLVSREEAHIALMELMKWRTEGLDPVYARAVQMKERDPVSGKMRVANPQSSRLVWETYLTEFKSLGKVAVRLIFLHATSCGFKCNWSLLRWVSSHSHTHQSPAAMDMAHKLIFISAHSKLDRRDFSTDEDKDAQLFSLPNGDDDHMLNQVFADSSSV; from the exons ATGGCGTCTACATCGCCGGCGGCTCCGGCGGCTCCGGCAGTGGAGTCTGGGAGTTCCTCTGCGGATGAGGTGGCTGCGAAAGCCGTACACAAGCGATATGAAGGACTGGTGACGGTACGGACGAAGGCTATAAAGGGTAAAGGGGCTTGGTATTGGGCACACCTCGAACCTGTTCTCGTCCACTCCACTGACACTGGTTTGCCCAAGGCTGTTAAACTCCGGTGCTCCTTATGCGACGCCGTTTTCTCCGCCTCAAACCCATCTCGGACCGCCTCCGAGCATCTCAAACGCGGCACTTGCCCCAATTTCAACTCCCTCCCTAAACCCATTTCCTCTGTTTCCCCTTCCTCGTATCTAACGCCCAATTCCACTTCTCCGCCTCCTCTTCACCATAACAACCGCAAACGaacctcctccgccgccgctgcAGGTGGAGTAGGAGGGTCTTCATACCAAGTCCCACCTCTTGCAATTGTGGATCCCTCGCGATTCTCtggcggcggtggcggaggTGGGGCTCTGTTGGCTCAGCAGCCGCATTTGATGTTATCTGGAGGGAAGGAGGATTTAGGGGCTCTGGCTATGTTGGAGGACAGTGTAAAGAAGCTGAAGAGTCCAAAAACTTCACCTGGGCCAACGCTGAGCAAGACCCAGATTGACTCCGCACTTGAATTTCTCACCGATTGGGTGTTCGAATCCGGCGGCTCTGTCTCATTTTCAAGCCTCGAACATCCCAAATTCAAGGCTTTTCTCAATCAAGTTGGAATACCCACAATTCCTCGCCGGGAGTTTAGAATTTCGCGACTGAATTCCAAATTCGAGGAAGCTAAAACAGAGTCCGAAGTTAAAATTCGAGACGCCATGTTTTTCCAGCTCGCCTCCGATGGGTGGAACGACAAAAACTACGCCCTTGTCGGAATCGACAAGCTTGTAAATCTCACCGTGAATCTCCCAAATGGTACAAGCTTGTACCGGCGAGCTGTATTCGTCACTGGCTCTGTTCCTTCCTCGTACGCTCAAGAAATCTTCTTGGAAACCATCGCTGATATCAGTGGCAATGTCGTTCAACAGTGTGTAGGGATCGTAGCAGACAAATTCAAGGCTAAAGCGCTGAAGAATTTGGAGAATCAACACAACTGGATGGTTAATCTCTCATGTCAGTTCCAGGGATTTTCCAGTTTAGTTAAGGATTTCAGCAAACAGCTCCCATTGTTCAAGACAACGACAGAGAATTGCATAAAGCTTGCTAATTTCGTTAACTACAAGTCACAGGTTCGTAATTCCTTCCATAAATTTCAGCTGCAAGAATACGGGCATGCGGCTTTGCTCCGAGTGCCACCCCGAGACCACGACAACCTCAAATTTGGGGCTGTCTTCACATTAATGGAAGACATTCTGAGCTACTCTCGAGCTCTGCAGCTGGTTGTGCTGGATGAGGCATGGAAAAATGGTTCCATGGAGGACCCAATTGGTAAAGAAGTGGGAGAGTTGATTGGGAATGTGGGGTTTTGGAATGAATTGGAGGCAGTTCATAGTTTG GTTAAATTGGTCAGAGAAATGGCTGCTGAGATAGAGACAGAGAGGCCACTGGTTGGGCAATGCCTTGGATTGTGGGATGAGCTGAGGGGGAAAGTGAAAGATTGGTGTTCAAAGTATGAGATTGGTGAAGGGGGTGTTGAGAAAGTGATTGAAAAGAGGTTCAAAAAGAACTACCACCCGGCATGGGCGGCGTCGTTTATACTCGATCCGTTGTATTTGATAAGGGAGAGGAGCGGGAAGTACCTGCCACCATTCAAATGCCTGAGCCCGGATCAAGAGAAGGACGTCGATAAGCTCATAACTCGACTCGTGTCGAGGGAGGAAGCTCACATTGCATTGATGGAGCTAATGAAATGGAGGACAGAAGGGCTTGATCCAGTATATGCAAGAGCTGTACAAATGAAGGAAAGAGACCCTGTAAGTGGGAAGATGAGAGTGGCTAATCCACAAAGCAGTAGGCTTGTTTGGGAAACTTACCTTACAGAATTCAAGTCATTGGGCAAGGTTGCAGTGCGCCTCATATTCCTTCATGCCACTTCCTGTGGCTTCAAATGCAACTGGTCTTTGTTGAGATGGGTGTCTTCTCATTCTCATACTCACCAAAGCCCTGCTGCTATGGACATGGCACACAAGTTGATATTCATTTCGGCTCATTCCAAGCTCGACCGTAGGGACTTTTCCACCGACGAAGACAAGGATGCCCAGCTATTCTCCCTACCCAACGGCGACGACGATCATATGCTTAATCAAGTTTTCGCCGATTCCTCCTCGGTGTAA